The segment GGATTCGGCAGCCGCCAGACCTCGGACAGCTGCGCCGAGCGGTGGTCGGGTCCGGTCTCCAGCAGCAGGACCCGCTTTCCCTTCGCCACCGACCGGGCGGCCAGTGCCGCACCGGCCGAACCGGCGCCGACGACGATCAGATCCCATTCCCGTTCATGGTGGTGAACCATGTGTCTCTCTCCTTCCGCGCACAACGGCGCGCGCTGCGAACGTGCAGCGGTTCGGCATGAAGTGATGACGGAGACCGGAGCCGTACGGCCGCACCGCGGACAGGAGCACACGGCGGGCGGAAGGGGTCCGGCCCGGAGCACGGCGGCGCGGGGGCAGGGGAGGGCCGGGGAGCGGTATCCGACACATGGCGGCGGGACGAACGGATTCGCCGGACCGCCCCGCTGCCGCGGGTCACATCCGTGATCGGACGGGAACCGGCGGGCGGGGTGCGCACTCTTCTCGGCCATCAGCCACCGGACAACCGGTGGCTAGGCTCTGGACGCCTCGGGGCTGGACATGCCCGCAGGTTACGGGCGAGGGGCGCCGGGCGTCCATGGATTTTCGCGCATTCTCCGCGTGCCCGTGCCCGTGCCCGTGCCCGTGCCCGTGCCCGTGCCTGTGCCCGTGCCCGTGCCTGTGCCTGTGCCTGTGCCCGTGACCGTGACCGTGAGCCGTCGGCCCCGGGCCGCCGGGTGCGCGGAAACCCGGTTGATACAGAGCCGCGCGATCGCTGAAGCACCCCTTTGACCAGGCGGCAGCCCTGTTCCCCGAGGCTGGGGACGTACCCGGCCCCGGGTGGACACGAGATGGGGAGACACCGCACGTGCCTAGCGCTCCGACGGTCCTTGGACCCGCCGCCGAACCGACGCCGGAGGAGCCGGCCGTCGCTCCTCGACCCCGGGGGCGCCTGCTCGCCGCGGCCGGGCTGTTCTGGGCGGGGCTGATGGCACTGCACGACCGGATCCCCAACGGGTTCGGCAATCTCGGCAGCCTCTTTCAGACACTGCTGCCCTGGGCGGGGAGTGCCGTGCCCGTACTGCTCGGGCTGGCCGCCGTGCGCCGCTCCCGCCTCGCGGCGGTCACGGCACTCGTGCCCGCCGTCGTCTGGGTGGTGCTCTTCGGCGGCACCCTCACCGACAAGAGCACCGGCGGCGGAGATCTGACCGTGGTGAGCCACAACGTCGACGAGGGCAACCCGGACCCGGCGAAGACCGCGCGTGCCCTGGCCGCGGTGAACGCGGACGTGCTGGCTCTGGAGGAGTTGCCCGAGGACTCCGCCGACGTGTACGAACGCGCACTGGCCGGTGTCTATCCGCACCACGCGGTACGCGGCGGGGTCGGACTGTGGAGCCGCTATCCGCTACGGGACGTGGCCGAGGTGCCGATCATGCCGTGGACCCGTGCGGTACGGGCCACGGCCGATACCCCACGGGGACCCGTCGCGCTCTATGTCGCGCATCTCGCGTCCGTACGGGTGCATCCTGCCGCCGGTTTCACCACCGGGCGCCGCAACGACGCCGCCCGGGCCCTGGCCGCGGCGCTCCGCGCGGAGCCCCTGCCGCGGATCGTGCTGATGGGCGATTTCAACGGCACCTCCCGGGACCGGGCGCTCGCTCCCGTGTTCTCGGCGCTCCGCTCGGTCCAGCGGGAGGCCGGCGACGGTTTCGGCTTCACCTGGCCCGCCGCGTTCCCCGTGGTCCGTATCGACGACATCCATGTGAAGGGGATCACTCCGCGCTCTGCCCGGACCCTGCCGGCCACCGGCAGCGACCATCTGCCCGTCGCGGCTTCCCTGCGCCTGTGACCGGGCCTGTGACCGCGCCTGTGACCGGGCTTGCGACCGTGCGTGTGACCGGGACTTCCCCGGCGCCGGGGTAGGACCGGCGACTGATTACGATACGAGGGTCGGATGAACGATGACGACCAGGTGAGTGGTGTGGCGGAATCCCGGGTCCCGGACCCTCTCAACATGCTACTCGTCGAGGACGACGACGCCATCCGGCGCTCGGTCCAGCTGGCCCTGGAGCGCTACGGCTACCGGGTCACGGTGGCCGCGGACGGGCTCGGCGGTCTTGAGGCGTTCCGGGACGGCGGCCATGATCTGCTGATCCTCGACGTGATGCTGCCCGAACTCGACGGCATCGGCCTGTGCTGCCGGATCCGGGAGCAGAGCCAGGTACCGGTGCTGATGATGTCGGCCCGCGGCGACGCCCTCGATGTGGTCGCCGGACTGGAGGCGGGCGCCGACGACTATGTCGTGAAGCCCGTCGACACCGCGGTCATGGTCGCCCGTATCCGCGCTCTGCTGCGCCGCGCCACCTTCCAGCCACCCGCCACCACCGCCCCCGCCCGTTCCGCGGCGCCCGGCGACGGGCCCCTGGTCTTCGGCGACCTCAGCGTCGACACCCGGGGCATGGAGGTCCGCCGGGCCGGCGAGCTCATCCCCATGACCCCCACCGAACTGCGCCTGCTGCTGGAGTTCGCCGCCTCCCCCGGAGTGGTCCTCGACCGCCGCAAGCTGCTGCGCGACGTCTGGGACTACGGCTGGGAGGGCGACACCCGCGTCGTCGACCTCTGCGTCCTGCGGCTGCGCAAGAAGGTCGGCAGCGGCCGGATCGAGACCGTCCGCGGCTTCGGCTACAAACTCGTCCGCGGCTGACCGCCGTGGGCCTGTTCAACCCTCGCGCCCTGCGCTGGAAGATCGCCGCGCTGACCGCCCTCGCCTGCTGCGCCGTCGCCGCGGTGATCGCCCTCCTGGTCCGGGAGGACAACCGGGACCAACTGATCCGGGTGGGGCGCGAACGGGCCACCATCCAGCTGGAGATGGAGAGGGAACAGTACAACGGGACGGAGAAGCGGCCGACGGACATCGATCTCCGTACCCCGGAGGAGACGCCCGCGCCGCTTCTGCGCGATCTGGCCGAACAGCGCCGCCTGGGCGGGGACATCGGCCTCTGGTACCAGGTCGAGAAGCCCAATGTGCACTGGATGTGGGCGGCGACCCCCGTCGACGACGGCAGGATCCTGATCGCCAGAACCGATATGTGGCTCGAGGAGCGCAGTCTCCAACTGCAGGACCGCTCCATCGTCACCTCCGTCCTCGTCGCCCTCGCCGTCGTCGTTCCGCTCGCCGCACTGGCCATGGAACCGGTCGTCCGGCGCCTGGGGCACGGTGCCCGTACCGCCCGGGCGATCGCCGACGGCGATCTCGACGCCCGGATCGGCCGTCGCGGACGCGCCCGCGACGAGGTCACGGAGATGTCGGCCGCCGTCGACGAGATGGCCGCCGCCCTCCAGCGCAGACTCGAGAGCGAACGACGGTTCACCGCCGATGTCGCACATGAACTGCGCACCCCGCTGATGGGCCTGGTCACCACCGCGGGACTGCTGCCCGACGACGAGGTGTCCGGATTGCTCCGGGATCGGGTACGGGCACTGAACGCGCTGGTCGAGGATCTGCTGGAGATCTCCCGACTCGACGCGGGCATCGAACGGGCCGACTTCGACGCGGTACCGCTCGGCGAGCTCGTCGCCGATGTCGTACGGCGTCTGGAACCGGGTCCCGGAGTCACCGTCACGGTCTCCGCCGGAGACGACACCCGGGTCCGGACCGATCCGCGCCGGGTGGAACGGATCGTGGTGAACCTGGTCGCCAACGCCCAGCGGCACGGCGCCGAACCCGTCGGGATCACCGTCACCGGGAGCCGGATCACGGTCCGCGACCACGGTCCCGGTTTCCCCGCCGCACTGCTCGACGAGGGCCCGCAGCGGTTCCGGACCGGTGCGAGCGAACGGGGGCGCGGGCACGGGCTGGGACTGACCGTCGCCCAGGGGCAGGCCGGGGTTCTCGACGCCCGTCTGACCTTCGCCAACGCCCCGGACGGTGGCGCCGTCGCCACCCTCGACCTGGGCCGTGTCTGACAAATCCCGTCTGGCCCGCGACGCCCGGCACGCACACTCGCTGCGTTGTCGGGATTTCCCAAGTACGTCCAGTACGAGGGAAACCCTCCGCCTTGCGATTGCACGCACCGGACGCCGCAGGCCCCGCCCTCCGGGCGGACGACGCTATTTGTCAGACACGACCTGGGCCCGGTTCCGTAACCCCGGGTCGGCCGCGTACGACCCTCGCCGGCGGTGAAACGTAACCGCAACAGGGTTCCGTGGTGGCGGAAACCACGTCGCACCGGTGTCGAAGAACGACTCCCCGAAGGTGATCGGAGTGCCTCACCGCACCCGAACCACCGGAGGTCTCCGCCATGTCAGCCGTCTCGCGCCGCACCCCACCGGGCCCCGGAGCCCGGCCCGCCGCGCTCCCCGCCCGCCGTCTGCTCCTCGTCCTCCTGGCCGTCGGCGCGCTGCTCTCCGGCGCGTGCGCCCGGCCCGCCGCCGACGAAGGGCTTCCCGACCCCGGTATCCCGGGCGTCGCCGCCGTCGCCGAGTCCATGGACCTGCCCTGGCCGGACGAGGGCCAGGCCAGTGTGGCCGTCGAAGGCATCGGCAGCCTCGGCACCAAGGGCAGGCAGACCCCCGTCCCGATCGCCAGCGTCACCAAGGTCATGACCGCCTATGTGATCCTGAAGGACCGTCCGATGAAGGACGGCGGGACCGGCGCGAGCGTCGTCGCCGACCAGCAGGCGGCCGACGAGTCGTTCTCCTCCGTCGAATCGGCCGCACCCGTCCTGGCCGGACGCTCCTACACCCAGCGCGAGCTGCTGGAGATCATGATGGTGTCCTCCGCCAACAACGTGGCCCGGCTGCTGGCCCGCTGGGACGCGGGCACTCAGGAGGCCTTCGTCGCCAAGATGAACCGGACCGCCGCCGCGCTCGGGATGGACCGCACCACCTACACCGGGGTGAGCGGTATCGAGTCCGACACCCGCAGCACCGCCGCCGACCAGATGAAACTGGCCCGCGCCGCCATGAAGGACCCCGCCTTCCGCGCGATCGTGGCCACGCCGGCCGTGAAGCCACCCGGCGGTGTACGGCTCCCCAACACCAACAAGCTGCTGGGCCGGGACGGTGTCGTCGGACTGAAGACCGGCTCCTCGACCCCGGCGGGCGGCAACCTCGTCTGGGCCACCACCCAGAAGATCGGCGGCAGCTCCCGGCTGGTGATCGGCGTCGTGCTGGGCCAGCGCGCCGGCAGCACTCCCGCCGCGGGCAGCGCCGCCGCACGCGATGCCAGCCTGGCCCTGATCACCTCGGTCCGCGAGGGCCTCCCGGACGCGGTCACCCGGGCGGCCGGGGCGGGCGGCTGACCGGGCGCGACCGTAACGCGGTCGTCGTACCGTCGTCGTACCGCCGCGGTCCTCGTGCCGTCGTCGTCGTTGTACCGCCGTGGTCGTCGTACCGTGGTCGTCGGAGCGCCGCCGTACCGCCCGCCGACGGTCCGGGCCCGCCGATGTCGGCTTCGGCGGGCCCGGCGAAATCCGTAGGACAGGCCCTACACCCGGGCGTACAGGTCATAGGTGCCCCAGCTGTTGAGGGAGCACCACCACACTTTCCCCCAGAGGACTTCGCCCGCGGTCCCCGCCGCCTGGCAGCTCTCCAGCGTGGGGTAACGGCCGTGGACGATCCACGGCCATGCGGCGGCGGTGGCCGCTGTCGCGGTGGGGGCGGCCGTGGCGGGCGCCGCGGCGGCGGACGGGGTCACGGTGAGGGCGAGTGCCCCCGCCGTCAGAGCGGCTGAGCCGAGCACGATTCCAATGCGTCTGATCATGAAAGTACTCCCTTGGAAACGGAAGAGAGCGTGACAGAGCGGAGAGAATGTCCAGTACGGGCCGTCCGGCCGACGGCCAAGGGAGAACGTAGCGACGGCCCCGAAGCGGTAACAAGAGGTCTGGACCAGGGAATCGCTGTACATGGTGCGGACAGTGGCCTCCCCGGCCGCATCCGCCCCCGGAACCCCGGAGGACCCACTCGAACCGCGGCCTCCCGGGCCGGTTGCCCGCACGGCGGCCGCCAACAGGCCCTCGGGGATGGCCCGTACGGCCCGACAGTATGCCCAATCAGTCATGAGCATTTCAACCGTGGTCAAAGGCCGGTCAAGCCGGTAAGTTGTCGCACGCACAGCGGACACGGAGGTCCGGAAAGCGGCGATCCCGCGAGGGCCACCGTCCCGATGTGTGCCCGACGCCCTGTCATGACGAGCGGGGCGGCCGGGCCCGGGCGGTACTCGTCGCCGTCCGTATTCCCCCGCTGTGCCCAGCGCACCATTCACGCCGCCTCCGTGCGGCGAGCTGTTCCACCTTCCGCGCCCCGGCCCCGTTTCCACCGGGTGTTCCCCACACCCCGTACGGCCCGGGCGCGTTCCCCCACACACCGGCCGCCGGCTTGCCGCGGCCGGACGACGAAAGGTGTCAGCCCTCCATGCGCAAGACCCACATCTCCGGCATCGCCGCCGGGGCCCTCGGACTCGCCCTGCCGATCGCCCTCGTTCCCGCCACCGGATCCGCCGCCCCCGTCCCCACCCCGCTGGTCTCGGTCGCCCAGGCCCCGGCGGAGGCCGAGCTCAAGGGCCGGTACATCGTCACCGTGAAGGCCGGCAACGACGCGGCGGCCGTCGCCGACGCGAAGTCGGTCAGAACGGACTACGTCTACGACGAAGTCATCAACGGCTTCGCCGCCTCGCTCACCTCGTCCCAGCTGGCCGCCCTCCGCGCCGACAAGCGCATCGCGTCCATCGAGGAGGACCAGAAGGTCGTCTCCAAGGCCACTCAGAACAACGCCCCCTGGGGTCTGGACCGAATAGACCAGCGCACCGGGCGCAACACCACCTACACCTACACCGGTACCGGCGCGGGGGTGACCGCGTACATCATCGACTCCGGTATCTACACCGCCCACCCCGACTTCGGGAACCGCGCCCGCAATGTCTTCGACGCCTTCGGCGGCAACGGCCAGGACTGCAACGGCCACGGCACCCATGTCGCGGGCACCGTCGGCGGTGCGACCTACGGCGTGGCCAAGGCCGTCCAGCTGCGCGGTGTGAAGGTCCTCAACTGTCAGGGCTCGGGCTCCTTCTCGGCCATCATCGCGGGCTTCGACTGGGTCCGGCAGAACGCGGTGAAGCCCGCGGTCGCCAACGCCTCCCTCGGCGGCGGCTACTCGGCCGCCCTCAACAACGCGGCCACGGCCCTGGCCAACTCCGGTGTCCACACCACCGTCGCGGCGGGCAACAACAACCAGAACGCCTGCAACTACTCCCCGGCCAGCGCCCCCGGCGCCCTCTCCATCGCCGCCTCGGACTCCGCCGACAACAAGGCGAGCTTCAGCAACTGGGGCGACTGCACCGACCTCTACGGTCCCGGCGTCGGCGTCGTCTCCACCCGGATGGGCGGCGGCACCACCAGCATGAACGGTACGTCGATGGCCGCGCCGCACGTCGCGGGCGTCGCCGCGCTCTACAAGGGCGCCTACGGCGAGGCCTCCAGCACCACCGTCAACAACTGGATCATCAACAACAGCACCGCCAACGCGATCCGGGGCAATGTCACCGGTACACCCAACCGGCTGCTGTTCAAGTCGACCCTCTGACCCTGCCGCCCGCGCGGCGCGCGGGCCGGGAGTGACACCGCTCCCATGAGCCGAAAGGGCCCGGCCGGAGTCCGGCCGGGCCCCCGCGTACTCTCCGTCCGGCTGTCAGACGCCGGCGATCGACTGGATCCAGGGGCGGTAAGCCGTCACATTGGTGTAGGCCGTGATGGTCTGCCGGTCACTGGTGGAGGCCACGCCGACCTGCACGCCGTTGGCCGTCATCGGACCGCCGGAGTCGCCGCCCGCGGTGATGCCGTCGCCGCGGCGGGCGCAGATCGCCGAGCCGTTGTAGGCGTCGCGGCAGCCGCCGGTCACCACGACCTTGGCGACCTTCAGATAGCGGGACTGGCAGTTGATCTCCGAA is part of the Streptomyces qinzhouensis genome and harbors:
- a CDS encoding S8 family peptidase; its protein translation is MRKTHISGIAAGALGLALPIALVPATGSAAPVPTPLVSVAQAPAEAELKGRYIVTVKAGNDAAAVADAKSVRTDYVYDEVINGFAASLTSSQLAALRADKRIASIEEDQKVVSKATQNNAPWGLDRIDQRTGRNTTYTYTGTGAGVTAYIIDSGIYTAHPDFGNRARNVFDAFGGNGQDCNGHGTHVAGTVGGATYGVAKAVQLRGVKVLNCQGSGSFSAIIAGFDWVRQNAVKPAVANASLGGGYSAALNNAATALANSGVHTTVAAGNNNQNACNYSPASAPGALSIAASDSADNKASFSNWGDCTDLYGPGVGVVSTRMGGGTTSMNGTSMAAPHVAGVAALYKGAYGEASSTTVNNWIINNSTANAIRGNVTGTPNRLLFKSTL
- the cseB gene encoding two-component system response regulator CseB, which encodes MNDDDQVSGVAESRVPDPLNMLLVEDDDAIRRSVQLALERYGYRVTVAADGLGGLEAFRDGGHDLLILDVMLPELDGIGLCCRIREQSQVPVLMMSARGDALDVVAGLEAGADDYVVKPVDTAVMVARIRALLRRATFQPPATTAPARSAAPGDGPLVFGDLSVDTRGMEVRRAGELIPMTPTELRLLLEFAASPGVVLDRRKLLRDVWDYGWEGDTRVVDLCVLRLRKKVGSGRIETVRGFGYKLVRG
- a CDS encoding sensor histidine kinase; amino-acid sequence: MGLFNPRALRWKIAALTALACCAVAAVIALLVREDNRDQLIRVGRERATIQLEMEREQYNGTEKRPTDIDLRTPEETPAPLLRDLAEQRRLGGDIGLWYQVEKPNVHWMWAATPVDDGRILIARTDMWLEERSLQLQDRSIVTSVLVALAVVVPLAALAMEPVVRRLGHGARTARAIADGDLDARIGRRGRARDEVTEMSAAVDEMAAALQRRLESERRFTADVAHELRTPLMGLVTTAGLLPDDEVSGLLRDRVRALNALVEDLLEISRLDAGIERADFDAVPLGELVADVVRRLEPGPGVTVTVSAGDDTRVRTDPRRVERIVVNLVANAQRHGAEPVGITVTGSRITVRDHGPGFPAALLDEGPQRFRTGASERGRGHGLGLTVAQGQAGVLDARLTFANAPDGGAVATLDLGRV
- a CDS encoding D-alanyl-D-alanine carboxypeptidase family protein, whose protein sequence is MSAVSRRTPPGPGARPAALPARRLLLVLLAVGALLSGACARPAADEGLPDPGIPGVAAVAESMDLPWPDEGQASVAVEGIGSLGTKGRQTPVPIASVTKVMTAYVILKDRPMKDGGTGASVVADQQAADESFSSVESAAPVLAGRSYTQRELLEIMMVSSANNVARLLARWDAGTQEAFVAKMNRTAAALGMDRTTYTGVSGIESDTRSTAADQMKLARAAMKDPAFRAIVATPAVKPPGGVRLPNTNKLLGRDGVVGLKTGSSTPAGGNLVWATTQKIGGSSRLVIGVVLGQRAGSTPAAGSAAARDASLALITSVREGLPDAVTRAAGAGG
- a CDS encoding endonuclease/exonuclease/phosphatase family protein — translated: MLAAAGLFWAGLMALHDRIPNGFGNLGSLFQTLLPWAGSAVPVLLGLAAVRRSRLAAVTALVPAVVWVVLFGGTLTDKSTGGGDLTVVSHNVDEGNPDPAKTARALAAVNADVLALEELPEDSADVYERALAGVYPHHAVRGGVGLWSRYPLRDVAEVPIMPWTRAVRATADTPRGPVALYVAHLASVRVHPAAGFTTGRRNDAARALAAALRAEPLPRIVLMGDFNGTSRDRALAPVFSALRSVQREAGDGFGFTWPAAFPVVRIDDIHVKGITPRSARTLPATGSDHLPVAASLRL